In the Anastrepha obliqua isolate idAnaObli1 chromosome 1, idAnaObli1_1.0, whole genome shotgun sequence genome, one interval contains:
- the LOC129248534 gene encoding ribonucleoprotein RB97D-like isoform X2, whose translation MIKAPENIYPAGIKLEEHQNGGEVEIDHLRKMFIGGLSAVTTEESLRAFYKQWGDVVDAIVMRDPATKRSRGFGFITYSDTYMVDRAQAARPHVIDGKQVDSKRALPKPELGKPEASTTVKKIFVGGLKENHDEQTLTEHFSQFGNVVGVKILTDKTTGRKRGFAFVEFDDYDAVDKAVLHKNHTIKYVLVDVKKSVYKQELAKKRATQAQQAGVPPGGAPPANGYQQPAAPYAQQPAYGYPPQMGPPAYNGWGGYPQAAPPAAYQQPPPAAPVAGYGAYTAPPQNGGAPGWGAPAAYAAPAAWPQNGYAAAPPAAAPVPPPAAAPAAAPAVNSWNGAAAAPTPAAPQNFGDYQQSYNGGPQKAGSLQGNRMNPYSVSSAPSYGI comes from the exons ATGATCAAAGCACCAGAAAATATTTATCCAGCGGGTATTAAGCTAgag GAACATCAGAATGGAGGAGAAGTGGAAATTGATCATCTTCGCAAAATGTTCATTGGCGGTTTGTCGGCAGTAACAACCGAAGAGTCACTTCGCGCTTTCTATAAGCAATGGGGCGATGTAGTTGACGCGATAGTAATGCGTGATCCAGCAACAAAGCGTTCCCGGGGATTTGGATTTATTACATACTCTGACACTTATATGGTTGATCGCGCACAAGCTGCACGTCCACATGTAATTGACGGAAA GCAGGTAGATTCAAAGCGTGCTTTGCCCAAGCCTGAACTTGGAAAGCCAGAAGCTAGTActacagtaaaaaaaatctttgttgGTGGCTTAAAAGAAAATCACGATGAACAGACTTTAACcgaacacttttcacaattcGGTAATGTAGTTGGAGTTAAAATTCTAACGGATAAAACAACTGGTCGCAAACGGGGTTTTGCATTTGTAGAGTTTGATGACTATGATGCAGTGGACAAAGCAGTGT tgcaCAAAAATCACACAATTAAATATGTTCTGGTAGATGTGAAAAAATCAGTTTACAAACAAGAGTTGGCTAAGAAACGCGCCACGCAGGCACAACAGGCAGGCGTTCCCCCAGGCGGAGCACCGCCAGCAAACGGCTACCAACAACCTGCCGCGCCCTATGCCCAACAGCCAGCTTATGGATATCCACCACAAATGGGTCCACCGGCATACAATGGATGGGGAGGATATCCCCAAGCTGCGCCACCAGCTGCGTACCAACAACCACCTCCAGCTGCACCTGTCGCGGGCTATGGCGCTTATACAGCTCCACCTCAAAACGGTGGTGCTCCCGGCTGGGGTGCGCCTGCCGCTTATGCAGCACCTGCAGCTTGGCCGCAAAATGGTTACGCAGCAGCCCCACCCGCTGCTGCACCTGTGCCACCACCAGCTGCCGCACCTGCAGCTGCACCTGCCGTAAATAGTTGGaatggtgctgctgctgctccaaCTCCAGCCGCTCCTCAAAATTTTGGTGATTACCAACAATCATACAACGGTGGCCCACAAAAAGCAGGCAGCTTACAAGGAAACAGAATGAACCCATATAGTGTGTCGTCAGCGCCTAGTTATG GCATTTAA
- the LOC129248534 gene encoding ribonucleoprotein RB97D-like isoform X1, whose translation MIKAPENIYPAGIKLEEHQNGGEVEIDHLRKMFIGGLSAVTTEESLRAFYKQWGDVVDAIVMRDPATKRSRGFGFITYSDTYMVDRAQAARPHVIDGKQVDSKRALPKPELGKPEASTTVKKIFVGGLKENHDEQTLTEHFSQFGNVVGVKILTDKTTGRKRGFAFVEFDDYDAVDKAVLHKNHTIKYVLVDVKKSVYKQELAKKRATQAQQAGVPPGGAPPANGYQQPAAPYAQQPAYGYPPQMGPPAYNGWGGYPQAAPPAAYQQPPPAAPVAGYGAYTAPPQNGGAPGWGAPAAYAAPAAWPQNGYAAAPPAAAPVPPPAAAPAAAPAVNSWNGAAAAPTPAAPQNFGDYQQSYNGGPQKAGSLQGNRMNPYSVSSAPSYASHAPSNETHQS comes from the exons ATGATCAAAGCACCAGAAAATATTTATCCAGCGGGTATTAAGCTAgag GAACATCAGAATGGAGGAGAAGTGGAAATTGATCATCTTCGCAAAATGTTCATTGGCGGTTTGTCGGCAGTAACAACCGAAGAGTCACTTCGCGCTTTCTATAAGCAATGGGGCGATGTAGTTGACGCGATAGTAATGCGTGATCCAGCAACAAAGCGTTCCCGGGGATTTGGATTTATTACATACTCTGACACTTATATGGTTGATCGCGCACAAGCTGCACGTCCACATGTAATTGACGGAAA GCAGGTAGATTCAAAGCGTGCTTTGCCCAAGCCTGAACTTGGAAAGCCAGAAGCTAGTActacagtaaaaaaaatctttgttgGTGGCTTAAAAGAAAATCACGATGAACAGACTTTAACcgaacacttttcacaattcGGTAATGTAGTTGGAGTTAAAATTCTAACGGATAAAACAACTGGTCGCAAACGGGGTTTTGCATTTGTAGAGTTTGATGACTATGATGCAGTGGACAAAGCAGTGT tgcaCAAAAATCACACAATTAAATATGTTCTGGTAGATGTGAAAAAATCAGTTTACAAACAAGAGTTGGCTAAGAAACGCGCCACGCAGGCACAACAGGCAGGCGTTCCCCCAGGCGGAGCACCGCCAGCAAACGGCTACCAACAACCTGCCGCGCCCTATGCCCAACAGCCAGCTTATGGATATCCACCACAAATGGGTCCACCGGCATACAATGGATGGGGAGGATATCCCCAAGCTGCGCCACCAGCTGCGTACCAACAACCACCTCCAGCTGCACCTGTCGCGGGCTATGGCGCTTATACAGCTCCACCTCAAAACGGTGGTGCTCCCGGCTGGGGTGCGCCTGCCGCTTATGCAGCACCTGCAGCTTGGCCGCAAAATGGTTACGCAGCAGCCCCACCCGCTGCTGCACCTGTGCCACCACCAGCTGCCGCACCTGCAGCTGCACCTGCCGTAAATAGTTGGaatggtgctgctgctgctccaaCTCCAGCCGCTCCTCAAAATTTTGGTGATTACCAACAATCATACAACGGTGGCCCACAAAAAGCAGGCAGCTTACAAGGAAACAGAATGAACCCATATAGTGTGTCGTCAGCGCCTAGTTATG CGTCCCACGCGCCAAGTAATGAAACACATCAATCGTAG